A DNA window from Megalobrama amblycephala isolate DHTTF-2021 linkage group LG11, ASM1881202v1, whole genome shotgun sequence contains the following coding sequences:
- the thumpd3 gene encoding THUMP domain-containing protein 3, with protein sequence MHEFDQTATIGATVPTGFELTAAEEVQEKLDATARVSKNRGRIYFDITTDKLAKVHHLKSLDNLFVVVKEYDNYQFKATKEEVQLDWQELAARLPWTNALEVWKLNNSIRKKKGRRKRANPTKSDQCGNVSTKCTDAVPSDPEELWVDLEDLEVKENQRDVSPQPENDSEEEKLSEIQDQESGVMPLKFRVTCNRAGDKHCFTSNDAARDFGGAVQEFFQWKADMTKFDVEVLLNIHNNEVVIGIALTVESLHRRNITHFGPTTLRSTLAYGMLRLCKPQVSDVIVDPMCGTGAIPLEGAMEWQNSFFLAGDNNGTAVSRSVNNIKHILKRTHDGGRSPGLPLDIVQWDLCNLPMRSSSVDIIITDMPFGKRMGSRKKNWELYPSCLREMARVCKPGTGKAVLLTQDKKCFSKALLQMGALWRKSHTVWVNVGGLHAGVFVLKRTAVAFGTTSEDVTEPHTAAESQKDNMEDASL encoded by the exons ATGCATGAGTTTGATCAGACTGCGACAATCGGAGCGACTGTTCCGACGGGATTCGAGCTCACTGCAGCGGAGGAGGTTCAGGAAAAGCTCGATGCTACTGCTAGAGTCAGCAAAAACAGAGGAagaatttattttgatataaCAACAGATAAACTTGCTAAG gtTCATCACCTGAAGTCTTTAGACAATCTGTTTGTTGTGGTAAAAGAATATGACAACTACCAATTCAAAGCCACAAAG GAGGAAGTGCAATTGGATTGGCAAGAGCTGGCTGCCCGGCTGCCTTGGACCAATGCCTTAGAAGTCTGGAAGTTGAACAATTCTATAAGAAAGAAGAAAGGACGTCGGAAAAGAGCTAACCCGACAAAATCAGATCAGTGTGGCAATGTTAGCACCAAATGTACTGATGCTGTCCCGTCAGATCCTGAAGAGCTCTGGGTAGATCTTGAGGATCTAGAGGTGAAGGAGAACCAAAGAGATGTTTCTCCTCAGCCAGAAAATGACTCTGAGGAAGAAAAGCTGTCTGAAATCCAGGATCAGGAGTCAGGGGTAATGCCTCTTAAGTTTCGTGTGACATGCAACAGAGCTGGAGACAAACACTGCTTCACCTCAAATGATGCGGCGCGAGACTTTGGAGGAGCTGTGCAGGAGTTCTTTCAGTGGAAAGCAGATATGACTAAATTTGATGTTGAG GTGCTGTTGAATATCCACAATAATGAAGTTGTTATTGGCATTGCTCTCACAGTGGAGAGTCTACATAGGAGAAACATCACTCACTTTGGCCCCACCACTCTACGGTCTACACTGGCTTATGGCATGCTTAG actttGCAAGCCACAGGTGTCAGATGTGATTGTAGATCCCATGTGTGGAACTGGAGCTATACCTTTAGAG GGAGCCATGGAATGGCAGAATTCATTCTTTTTAGCTGGAGACAACAATGGCACAGCAGTCAGCCGATCAGTCAATAATATCAAGCACATTTTAAAGAGAACACATGATGGAGGGAG ATCTCCAGGCTTGCCCTTAGACATAGTTCAGTGGGACTTATGCAATCTACCCATGAGAAGCAGTTCAGTGGATATCATCATTACCGACATGCCTTTTGGAAAGAG aatgGGGTCCAGGAAGAAGAATTGGGAATTATACCCTTCATGTCTTCGAGAAATGGCTCGAGTTTGTAAACCTGGCACAGGCAAAGCTGTGCTGCTGACTCAAGATAAAAAGTGTTTCTCAAAG GCACTGTTGCAGATGGGGGCACTGTGGCGGAAATCGCATACTGTTTGGGTGAATGTGGGAGGATTGCATGCTGGTGTTTTTGTACTTAAAAGGACAGCAGTAGCTTTTGGCACCACTTCAGAAGATGTAACGGAGCCTCATACAGCAGCAGAATCACAAAAAGATAATATGGAGGACGCAAGTCTGTGA